One Rosa chinensis cultivar Old Blush chromosome 5, RchiOBHm-V2, whole genome shotgun sequence genomic region harbors:
- the LOC112203440 gene encoding F-box/FBD/LRR-repeat protein At2g04230, with translation MEKLFSCCPVLEDLSIHGNHGFYGLNFTVSAPELKTLKVQWTTHGDYERCNFYVVAPKLENFHLWQYPSTDCFLENAKSLVRVTISLQDHFADEDRLFAIRGTALLAVISNVRYLSLSAHCLKGCCLPVFDKLSRLELALCNCYYWELLKELLRRSPKLEYLVLELKDIICSTAPSSHQWSPPESIPICLLTHLKTVSIRGFKGKLDEMDVAKYLLNNGEILKMTTFYSEDLFRTKEELKMELSMCQWGSKACQVEFFPAKKTKACHF, from the exons ATGGAGAAACTTTTTTCTTGCTGCCCTGTGCTGGAAGATTTGAGCATACATGGAAATCATGGATTTTATGGTTTGAATTTCACCGTATCTGCACCTGAACTGAAGACACTGAAAGTACAATGGACAACGCATGGTGATTATGAGAGGTGCAACTTTTATGTTGTTGCCCCAAAGCTTGAAAATTTTCATCTCTGGCAGTATCCTTCAACAGACTGTTTTTTGGAGAATGCAAAATCTCTAGTCAGAGTTACTATTTCTCTACAAGACCACTTTGCCGATGAAGACCGTCTCTTTGCTATCCGTGGAACTGCGCTTCTGGCAGTAATTTCCAATGTTAGATACTTGTCTCTTTCAGCACATTGTTTGAAA GGGTGTTGTCTTCCTGTCTTTGATAAGTTGAGCCGATTGGAGCTTGCTCTCTGCAATTGCTATTACTGGGAACTGCTAAAAGAGCTTCTCAGGAGATCACCTAAACTGGAATATCTTGTTTTAGAGCTGAAA GACATCATATGCTCCACGGCACCTTCGAGTCATCAATGGAGTCCACCAGAGTCGATACCTATCTGTTTGTTGACGCATCTCAAGACTGTCTCTATAAGGGGATTCAAGGGAAAACTGGATGAGATGGATGTGGCAAAGTATTTGTTAAACAACGGTGAAATCTTGAAGATGACGACTTTTTATAGTGAGGATCTTTTTCGTACCAAAGAGGAGTTAAAAATGGAGTTGT